In Engraulis encrasicolus isolate BLACKSEA-1 chromosome 2, IST_EnEncr_1.0, whole genome shotgun sequence, the sequence gctgtgctgaagagcttttgaatttaataacatgcatatgctctggtctgtaaagtaatacttcatcacttggcatgaaaacatatccatgtgaataaaaaatagttttataatgtattgcttatgattctgttagatgacagccatttttgactggaaacagtacatggataggaaactagggcagctgcaaattgcatgttgaatttcacacattgtaatttaactcactgcaccagtctaacttaacagtacttgtccacctaagcagttatgtcatctgtatgcaggtgggtgtttgagtagtgagtaacagccactaatagttgtagagaacaacattgcttagcctagttcgctaactagcatgctaactagcgatttctcagaccagagacaaagctatttatcttcctaactattggctttccataatcacagacggttgctaagtatagcacatagtttcaaaacgccctcagcaccatgcaatggctggtttagtggttgaattcctcatgtaaatccaccatttggataacagcaactctcctccagtgcccagcagcagcagtgctgtctgtgcacgagtgacacggaaatttctctctcctgtctggcaaaacgctgcagcccgcccccctcagcgctgtctgctcattggttcacagacttttttctccagttcacaactacattactattggctgaaaggcttggctgtcgtcatcaaagagacttgagacaagagggcttactcacgtcataacagcgtagtaggaaatgatggcgaggggagtacggaaatgttattcactgtggaacaggtcataggacagcatgaatgtctgtcagctgtccttaattacccccagcaattactgctgaccaacagctgccgttacttggccacaaattatccatcatggtgtcgcccccactgaccatgtgcaagggagtacgaaaatggcatccatcgcacccactgaccaatgaccatgcgcaagggagttaattttccatccactcgtgtcctcaggtaatgcccccgtactacaccgtggccaatgcattccccgccaagagattgttctttctcttgaattTCTTTGGTCGTCattgtctgaatgagtcctgtcacagcgcttttgtcgattttagcgtcttcataaaaatatctcgatattgcaaaattactcatcgtcaaaacaacatttacgataacttcgcatgcggtatatatcgcccacccttagtgtgtgtgtgtgtgtgtgtgtatgagtaggggtgtgcgtgtgcatgcatttgcataTGTGCATacaaatagagttcttcagtaatgcggaagcatgtagtagattgtagtctttcatgttagcatttaaggacttcctggttcgtatcggcttccggcctccattgggaatgaataggggccagtttcaaataagctccgagtgctagcacgcgcttagcgaacccccgcaaactgtcgagggtgttaaaaataggctgtaggtatgacatggttgatcattttgtgtcaaacttcgacataaatacgatgttgcgtccatatgctaaacccggaaacttttggcgactacagaagcggcgccggcatgtacgtgcggagggttgtacccatggcaaccaaaggaaagtatgtagttcggaagttttaatgatcagaaaggggttagcaatattgaattaaaatcgtcatgatttaacatgtgaatacaccaacatgatgatacgatccgttccactaatgagaaagggatgcggggacacgctaatgttcgttgttggcgtgcaacttatatttttgccaaacctgaatctctatggcgttttgcaatgtaaaaaatcgccatggaaccggaagtccaaacgccgcatacaagttgacgtcaacgctgaagaactctattgtatacatgtgtgcggtgttcatgtgtgttcataATATAATTGTAGCAAATGAAATATAAGaatgttactgttactgtatgCTAACCTAGGGATCAGGAAGTGTATGAAGAACAGCTCCCCCAAGACATCAGTGACTCCCCAGGGGTTATTCACCACACTCAGGCCAAACAGCACCCCTGCAACCACAGCAGAGCCAGCAATATGATCAAACCACACATTTCAGAAATGCACCCAGCTATTATGTAGTACAGCAACTTATACATAACACCTACAATATGCAAAACTTGTTTACGTAGACCAATGGGAACAAAGAGAAAAACGTTTTAGGCCAATGAAAGAGCAATGACACCCCACCTGAGAACCCTACGCCACACTCCCCATCGTGCATCAGCTTTGGCAGGCCGGCCTCCAGCAGCATGGCATACTGCCTGTTGTCCATCAGCTTCGGTAGGCCCGCCTCCAGCAGCAGGTAGACCAATCCGGTGAGCAGGGAGAAGACGGACAGCAGGTAGGCAAACCAGAGCTTGCCCATCCTGCGCTCCAGCGTACGCCCCTTCAAGAAGAGCGAGGCCATGTTGAAGACAAGGTGACCGATGTCGACGTGGTGGAAGGGGGACAGCACGAGGCGCCGCCATTCCTGGTTGTAGTAGGCCTCCTCCAGGCTCAAGCAGGCGCTGTGCAGGGGGGCGGCGGGGTGGAGGAACAGGTAGACGTTCAGGCCCAGCGTGGCCAAGGTGACCAGGGGATCATCTGATGGAAGAACACAACACAAAGCAAGAGCAGAGATGGTAAGGTCATCTGTGCCTCCCTGCCCAGTgctgcatgtgatgtgtgttcgGCGCCACCCACAGGCGACCAAAAACACTGCATGCGATGTGTGTTTGGCACCATAGAGCaggagccctatctctgtcatttcgtgaagtattcacgaaaaaaataactttaattttcgtggtgcattcacgttattgcccgtttttcgtggttgggcaacgaaacgctgcctattcatttgaattgccccactgctgctatggttatccaagtgtctgcaggggcggggagggggtgctgacagaacactgctgatacactcgggactcactaattcgacgccctttcggtacttacgccttatgtcttacgaccctaaacctaaacctaaccctaaccctaaccctaaacctaaacctaaccctacttaaccctaaacctaaccctaaccctaaccttaaccctaaacctaaccctaaattgcttgtttgaaatgtttgattaccatgtaaattgcttgtttgaaatgtttgattaccatgtgacggtaccgaaagggcgtcaaactagtgggtcgctaggcagccgtcgggcaattcaaatgattaggcagcgtttcgttgcccaaccacaaaaaacgggcaataacgtgaacgcaccaagaaaattaaagttatttttttcatgaatacttcacgaaatgaaagagatacggttgagAGCAGGCATGCCAAAGTAAAATAAATgctggcaaaatgaccaaaaatgaTAATAATGACAAAATGTTTGAAAACAGGGACTACAggaaagaaaagacaaagaggCCAGTTCACACAGTAAGTCAAAACAGTCTAGTCGAGTCCAGTGAAGAATCGGATATGAGCGTCTACATACTCTGAAAATAAAGAAAGTGGATGCAGATTATGAGGGTTTCTGGACAAGACCTCTGTTAGAAGGACACCCCATAAAAATGCAGATTGACACCAGATCCAAAACATCCATCCTCTGAAAAGGTGTGTAAGAGTCACCTATGAACGACACTTGTCTTTGAGACCCTCAGACAGCAGATTTTGAATTTACCTCTACTGTCCAGTACCCAAGGCTGGTATGATTGATGTCACTGTTCAAAGCAACAACCAAGTGAGGACACTCTCTCTACAGTATGCGGCTAAGGGCAATAGTTCTTCCATCTTAGCCTAGGTctggttagagcagtgtttctcaaccggggtgccgcaggcctccctcaggggtgccgcggaaatgtggctgataaatcaattctgtaatataatgcatatttgtctaaattaataaatgaatgcatagtcagtggaatctttcatctgccatttacgcacaataaagtaaatttaggtcaccccattaagctgcaactttgaacgtaggttgtgtgacgtctccaaatgtgttacttttctaagctcctgtggtatcggatgcaatgccatgttacggcttattggtttggggtgccttgaaatttttcatgaattgaaagggtgcctcgcctaaaaaaaaggttgagaaacactgggttagagaaCCTGAAACCAAATGGGCAAACCGTGAAGATGCTCTCTGCAAGCTCTAGTGAGCTGGCGGCTATttctttttagggcttttgtgcctttatttgtgagAGGTCAGTGAGAGTGGGataggaaacaagtggggagagagagatggggaaggacgtGCAAATGATCCAGGCcacaatcgaacccgggtcgcaggCACAGTAACCCACAGCCCTACTGTTAGGTCTCAAAAAACATTGTTCTGGGGCAACCAAAACGCTGCTTCCTTGTGGATGTGAGGTCCAAACGATAAACAAAAATATCGGATTCACTTGAAATCATTCTCGTGTGGATGGGGCCTAATTGGTCATGGAACTCATGTGAGGGTGTatgtgtttaacccattttagcccgatGCTGCATACCGGTatgtgttgtttgacctttggcgcctgcaGCGACATGTGCATTGCATTCAGGCACTTGAGATTTCagctttttttaaatttcaaaaatgtgggtatgttagaggtgCATTAacacattttattatatggtgtgacgtcatcggtcgaatgctccattcatttcaactgggctccccaacgttcgcacgtctgttatttttcgataacggacgggttggtctataacagaccgctgtcaatggcaacaagacttttcactgctaaagtgacttttcaacaagactctaatcagctgctgtgatagactacacctgttgtcctggctacctagctgttgcctagcggtgttccacaacggcactgttttgttttgcgcagcaacaatcttaacattaaataggcctaaagaaatgtccccgccatgtgtgaatcatttaagtatattcaTATAATATgggggttaactttcggcgagtcggtcgctttgtggaatagcagcacttcagagagaacaagacccctccgctccgcgtcggggtctaaagattctctctgtcgtgctgctattccacggtagcgaccttctcgccgaacgttaacccttacataatgcaacttatttcatgtttttatgtgcttcggaggctgggatatttaggttttaatatgcAGAGGGCACCTTCTCCCTAAAAGGGCTTacagcaggcattttttttgcagatgccttaggctaaaatgggttaaaaggccAAAACACCCTTGAGCCAGATGAAAACTACTTACGATACAAATTCAACTTACCATTCCTCACTATGTTTTCTGTCATCAAATGTTGCTGAGAGGATCAGGGAAGTGGCCATGAAAACCAACAGCACACagcctgggtgcatcccaatatgtgtccttgcctcctccacttgtgcttgtctccttgtcccgcctcctggcccctcctccgtggagaaaacgattaagtttcccagctgtcagcctcgccacaacaacttttgagggactatttttcattcaccatcccaattgcaaacgagaaaaaaactttacaattgagcttttgcaagatattgaaatataatgctgttgtcagtgatgtcatcatgacgggaagcaagtggaggaggcaagtggaggaggcaaggccacatattgggatgcaccccctgtcACAGCCAGGCCAGGTTCCCAAACGAGCAATCAGTCCAACTTAACAACACCTGCCCGTTCACTCTCCCCTGCTTATTAGTTATTCACCCCAACCAATCAGTCTCCACTGCTCGTTCTCTTCCCTCCTGATTGGTTGTCTCTTTCACCTGCACTTCATTGATCCAGAGTCTACATTATCTCCATTCACCCAGCTCTCATCATCGGATGCTACAGGACTCCAGGTCACTCTGTTCCTTGAACTCTGTTCCGAATTGCTATTGAAGCTGAATCTCCTAAGTGCCTTTTGGATCTCCTGTGTTCTCAGCGTGTGGTATGACACTTTTGAACTTTTGCCAGTAGGCCATGTTTTTGTTAAAACCCTGGATTCTGCCTGTGATGCTCTGATGCCTATGATGCCTGTGAATAAATCTCGCTCTGCTTGACTTCTcgtcttgtctgtctctgtgggtcCTGACAGAAGGCCAGAGCACAGTAGACAATGGCCACCCAACAAAACGATCCCATCCAGGAGCTGGTCCAGGAGCTACGCAGAACCCTCGCCGCTACAGCACGAGCACCTGACCCAGCCAGGATGGCCTCAAGTCCAGTGGTAAACCCAACTCCATACTCCGGAAAACACCTGAACAGTGCAAGGGATTCCTTTTGCAATGCAGCCTTGCCCAGGAGATGCAACCTGCCCGTTTTCCCACCGAGAGATCACGCATTGCATCGTTTCCCTGCTCACTGGTCGTGCCCTCCAATGGGCTGAAGGAGTGTGGAGCCAAGGCGGACCTACAATTGATTCAATGGACAGCTTTCTGACCCATTTCACTGAAGTCTTTGGAATTCCAGAGGGAAACTCTGCACTCCAAGCCAAGTTGCATGCCATCCGACAAGGGAAAAGCTCGGTCACTGACTATGGTCTCCAGTTCCGGACCCTCGCCGCATCCAGTGGCTGGAATGAAGCTGCCCTTCTCACCACCTTCAGACAAGGGTTGGAGCCCTCACTTCGACTTCAGCTGTCTGCCTACGACGATGCAATGGGCCTTGAACGCTTCATTCAGCTGGCTATTCGGGTTTCACACCGGCGAGAGGGCTGCCTGCAGGATCTGCGATTCACCCCAGAATCCCAATCAACTGCAGCTGCAGCTTCAGGAGGCACCGCTGAGCCCATGCAAGTGAACACGACCCAACTCAGCCCTGCTGAGCGCCAAAAAAGAATGTCACACCGTCTTTGCCTTTACTGTGGAGGCTCAGATCACCTCATCGCCCAATGTGCCATTCGTCCCTCCCGACCATCGGTGAGTACAGTCTGTGCTCctgaaatacattttaagccTTTAACTATGCCAGCGACGCTGATCCACTCCTCATCATCCCATTCTGTCTCTGCTTTGATTGACTCTGGTTCAGCAGGGAATTTCATCTCGGGCTCCCTCTGCAGACACCTCCAGCTCCCGAGTGCCCCTAGCCAACCCCCCTTCAACGTGAACTCCATAGTGGGTAAGCCCTTAACACGCAAACTTGTTAAGAGTCAAACAGAGGGTCTAGTCATGCGCATAGGGTTCTTGCATGTAGAATCTATTTCCCTTTATATTCTAGAAGATTCTACTGCTGAAGTGATTCTAGGGCGTCCCTGGTTAGTCAAACACTCACCCGCTGTATACTGGGACACTGGCGAAATTCTTAGCTGGGGTGATGGATGCATACCATCTTGCTGCCCTGAACTCCCTCTACGCCGCAGTCCCCAACCTTCCATTGTACTCAACGCAACCTCCATAGAGAGCCCCCACCAGAGTAGTCCTGTCAATATTCCGTCTGAATATGAAACTTACAAGGATGTGTTCTGCCCACAAAGAGCAGCCCAGTTGCCCCCTCAGAGACCCTGGGACTGCAGCATTCATCTGATCCCGTGTCAACCACTGCCACGTGGAAGAAtataccccctctctctaccgGAACAACAGGCCATGAAAGATTACATCAAGGAGGCCTTAGAGTTAGGGTACATTCGCCCCTCCAAATCTCCAGTTGCATCCCCCTTCTTCTTCATCACAAAGAAAGATGGTGGCCTCAGACCATGTATAGATTATCGTGACCTGAACCAAATCACTGTTAAGTTTCGATATCCCCTTCCGCTTGTCCCAGCAGCATTGGAACAACTACGAGGAGCCAGCATCTTCTCCAAACTGGATCTTCGCAGTGCGTACAATCTCGTTCGCATTCGCCAGGGGGATGAATGGAAAACAGTCTTTGTGACCCCCACAGGTCATTATGAGTATTTTGTCATGCCGTATGGACTGTCTAACGCCCCCTCTGTCTTCCAGGTTTCATAAATGAAGTGCTTCGGGACTACCTGAATCAGTTTGTGATTGTGTTCATGGATGATACCTTAATTTTCTCACCCAATCTCAGTGAACACATCAAGCATGTCACCTTGGTGTTGACCAAACTCAGAGAATTCCACCTGTTCCTGAAAGCTGAAAAGTGCATGTTCCACTTACCTTCTGTTCAGTTCCTAGGCTACAACATCAGTCCAGAGGGGGTCTCCATGGATGAGGGAAAAGTGAGTACTGTTCTTTCCTAGCCAGTTCCCAAGACCATCAAGGAGCTCCAGCCTTTCCTGGGATTCGCGAATTTCCACAGACGTTTCATCAAAATCTACAGTCTGCTATCTGCACCCTTAACCTCCTTACTTCGTGGGAAACCCAAGACCCTAAAATGGAACCCAGAAGCATCCCGAGCCTTCCAGAACCTCAAGGAGGCATTCACAACGGCCCCTGTTCTCCGTCAGCCCGATCCGAATCGGCAGATCGTCGTGGAGGTTGATGCATCCAGCTCCGGAGTTGGCGGCGTCCTCTCCCAACACCATGGCAACCCTCCACGTCTACATCCATGTGCCTACTTTTCAAGGAAGCTCTCGGCAGAAAGCAACTACGACATAGGCAACCGAGAACTCCTGGCTATCAAACTTGCCCTTGAGGAGTGGCGTCATTGGCTGGAAGGTTCCAAACATCCATTCCTGGTCCTCACAGATCACAAAAATCTGCAGTACCTGCGAGATGCCAAACGCCTCAATCCTCGGCAAGCAAGGTGGGCCCTCTTCACAAGGTCTTCACCTACACCATCAGCTACCGCCCTGGATCCCGCAATTGCCGAGCCGATGCTCTGTCTCGCCTACACAGCACGGAGGAAACTCTTGAGCAGCCTGAGACAATCATTCCTGCTGGTGTGGTCGTGAGTCCCATCCAATGGGCCTTGGATGACCAGATTGCTGCTGCCACAGAAGCTGATCCAGCACCTCCAGACACTCCGGCCAACCTCACCTTTGTTCCCCGTGTTCTTCGAACCCAACTCCTGACTGCAGCACACTCATCCCTAGGCACGGGGCACCCTGGAAACGCTGCAACCCTTTTGCTTCTTCTTGGCCGCTACTGGTGGCCAGATATCAACAAAGATGTGCAGAGATTTGTAGCAGACTGTGTGGACTGTGCCATGTCCAAGTCACCCAGACATCTtccagctggtaaacttgttcCACTTCCCATTCCACGAAGACCATGGTCACACCCTGGGGTGGATTACATCACAGACCTTCCTCGCTCTGACGGCAACACCTGCATCTTAGTGATAGTGGATCGGTTCTCAAAGTCATGCAAGCTCATCCCTCTGCCAGGTCTCCCAACAGCCTCAGAGACAGCTGAGGCGCTGTTCACCCACGTCTTTAGGAACTTTGGGATACCAGAAGACATAGTCTCCGACAGAGGGCCACAATTTGTGTCTCGATTTTGGAAAGCCTTCCTTCATCGCATGGGCATCAATGTGAGCCTGACATCGGGATACCACCCTCAGTCCAATGGGCAAGCGGAAAGGAAAATCCAGGAGGTGAGCCGTTTCCTACGCACCTTCTGCCACAACCAACAGAACGCTTGGTGCAAGTTCCTCCCCTGGGCGGAGTACGCTCAGAACTCCTTGCGTCAGTCCTCAACAGGTCTAACCCCTttccagtgtgcagtgtgtacttgGCCATCAACCACCGCTTTTCCCCTGGTCTGGTGAACCCTCTGAAATGCCTGCAGTGAACACCTGGTTCCAGGAGAGCCAGAGGGTCTGGAGTCAAGCTCACCGCCACCTACAACAGGCTGTCCGTCGCCATCAACACCATGCAGGTAACCGACGATAGACTGCGCCGGACTATGCAGTGGGCCAGAAAATGTGGCTTTCTAACACGGACATCCGTATGCGTCTTCCCTCAAAGAAGCTAAGTCCAAAATTCATAGGTCCCTTCCCGATAGTGAAACAGATTAGTCCTGTCACTTATCGTCTTCAACTGCCACCTGATTATAAAATCCATCCTgcttttcatgtctctctcttgaAACCTTATCACTCACCCCACTCTCCTTCCTCCACAGAACCTGGCGCTGTTGCTGAACCCCCCTTGCCGCTTGTCCTGGACGAGGGTCCCGTGTATGCCATCAGAGAGGTTCTCGATTCTCGGCGTCGCCATGGCCGTCTCCAATACCTTATCGACTGGGAGGGGTATGGTTCGGAGGACCAATCGTGGGTTAACAGAAGTGATGTCCTGGACCCCACTCTACTTGCCGAGTTCCACCAATCCAATCCCATGCCGGCCGGCCCCTCGACGCCGTGGTCGACCTCTTCGTCGGGCACCCTCGTCCGCAGTTGCGCCTccaggagggggggtgggggtattgtCACAGCCAGGCCAGGTTCCCAAACGAGCAATCAGTCCAACTTAACCACACCTGCCCGTTCACTCTCCCCTGCTTATTAGTTATTCACCCCAACCAATCAGTCTCCACTGCTCGTTCTCTTCCCACCTGATTGGTTGTCTCTTTCACCTGCACTTCATTGATCCAGAGTCTACATTATCTCCATTCACCCAGCTCTCTGGCCTCATCATCGGATGCTACAGGACTCCAGGTCACTCTGTTCCGAACTGCTATTGAAGCTGAATCTCCTAAGTTTGCCTTTTGGATCTCCGGTGTTCTCAGCGTGTGGTATGACACTTCTGAACTTTTGCCAGTAGGCCATGTTTTTGTTAAAACCCTGGATTCTGCCTGTGATGCTCTGATGCCTATGAATAAATCTCACTCTGCTTGACTTCTcgtcttgtctgtctctgtgggtcCTGACACAGCCACAGCATTCAACAGCTGAATTACAACAGCAGATGACAGTTACCTGCTTATGATTGTCGCTGACGCTAAGTTGAGTTTCAAACACATACTTCAAGACATGAACAActtaaaaaactttaaaaaaaagaaagtctcCAGTAAATACCTTGGCGTCTTGTGAGGATCTCCGGGTTTCTTCCCTTAGCTATGAAGTGATATGCTGGTTGCagattcaaagttcaaagttcttttATATCCTATTTGTGCGCCAGTAGTCCTCCATACATATCTTATCGTATAAATCTTGGACAAGCCTTGTGAGTCAATCAATAGAAAATAAGAGAAAAGACATTCAAAAAGTGTCATTAAATAATCTGTCTTTTTTTCAGTTGTAATACTGtcctctactgtgtctcaggttGTATGTGCAGTGCTTAGTTCAAAGAGGGACGTGTTGTGTCTATAATCCTCACTGACGTGTTGAATATTCTTTGCAGAGACTTCCTTTTAGCTTGTGTGTTGTTGCCATACCAAACAGTGATGCCTGTGgtgagtgaaagcgaaagcccattgggaaactccaactcccattgttattgtgacacagcactccacagcacacaagtgtacactgcacacaacgaaattgcatgtatgcctcacccgtgcaagggggcagccctcagtggcacccagggagcagtgcggcgggacggtaccatgctcaggctacctcagtcatggaggcggattggggagagcactggttgattactccccccaccaacctggcaggttgggagtcgaaccggcaacctttgggctacgagtctgacgccctataaccgcttacccatgactgcccaggatgCTCTGtatcctctgtaggcctgggtgagCAGGTGGTGGCGGTGGCCATGACCTCACAACCATTCTGTACCCATGTTAATTACTGTACTTGCTTTATTTTGTCATCATacctattttttgttttatttcattctaTATTCAGACATCTTCATCAACTGTGCATTATTACAGTGGGTACACCGTCTTTAACATGACTTTTTGATGAGCATATCTATATGGTGAATGGGCTGTCAAAGTCTATATCAGTTCATACTTAGAAGTTATCTTGTCTGTATTAACTGTTTGGGGAATattcatgctgtgtttgtgtacattatCCATACTCCATTGTATGTGTGGCACATGAATTATCGATCACATTTTTTACATTCTGCATATCAAACAGGTCAGCATTTGAAGCGACCAGGTAGCTGGACATGATGCAATCCTCACATAACTCCttagtgcgtgtgtctgtgtgtgtgtgtgtgtgagagagaggaagagagagagagagagagacagagaccgagaccgagaccgaaagagaaggatagacagagggacagagagagtgtgacagtTTGTCTGTTAATTATGTTTGTGTGAATGGTGATGCAAGCAGACGAgataacatacagtactgtgtgtgtgtgtgtgtgtgtgtgtgtgtgtgtgtgtgtgtgtgtgtgtgtgtgtgtgtgtgtgtgttactgtattgTATTTGGTCTCCAGCTTACCAAAGCTGTCTGATACACAGTGCCTCTCTGACCATTGAGCTTTATACTACTGGCTATGTCTGAAAGAGAGCATGAGAGGGGCTATGTGGCAATGAGAAACTATTAAAAAAAGTTAATCAAACTGACACATATCGAAATAAAGATGAAACAAATGCTTATCTGATTGAGCAAAGTACATCCTACACAATTTCTGGCACTTGCATGAGTACATGTAACATTTAACAGAATAAGCAAAAGTATCAAACAAACCTTTCCTGAAATTGCTTTATAGTGATCAGTCTACAATATCTCTTTTAGCCACAAGGTGACACTGGTAACACATTGTTTGCAGAGACCTGTAGTGCCTCTGTGTGAGACAGACTGCAGACTGCAGTTTTGTCATAGGCCGTACTCTACGGTTTAGGCCTATGCGTTAACAACATTACGACGTTACAACATGCCCTTTGTGTattacagacacatagacaccagGAGAACTTTCTTCATTTTTTGTCATTCATTTCTTCAATCATTCATCTTAGACACATAACATTGAACATATATCAATATTTCCCAGTTAGTACAAAGGTGATCTGCTCTGTATGTTGACTATTTTGCTGAACAGTTCTGAGTTATCTctaaaacatacaaaacacactgCTGGTTATTTTGATTCCTGACACAGTTTGTGGAAAATGACACACTAAAGGCCAATTCATATAAATTATTTTTGTACAAAATGACTCCACCACTATAACACTGATACATTTTTGCAACAATAACACTCGCATGCTGCCTTTAAAAAGTCCCCATTTCATTGTcattatattaaaatatattacTGGTACTTGAAAAAGCAATGCCATGTCTTTGCTTATTAAGTTATAGGCAGTTTGTTGTGAGTAGCCTACAGCCCAGGAGGTGAACAATTGATCCTTAACAGTAAGCGCTTCTATTACATCCGACCACGTCCATGTTATTACATTAAACTACAAGTTAATACCCACTCGTCCTTATAGATTACTGATTC encodes:
- the LOC134461432 gene encoding rhomboid-related protein 4-like; its protein translation is MASLFLKGRTLERRMGKLWFAYLLSVFSLLTGLVYLLLEAGLPKLMDNRQYAMLLEAGLPKLMHDGECGVGFSGVLFGLSVVNNPWGVTDVLGELFFIHFLIPRSRPHACRER